TAGAAGCGACTTTTTTGATTAACTTTATTCTGAACGCAGCGCGATCGCAGCATCTTTCTTCGAAGCCATACGTGCTGGTAAATGACCACCGATGATCGTCAAAACCGTACTCAATACAATCAAAATTAAAGCATGAACAGGATTTAGCTGCGCAACGTTAGACAAATCAGTTAGCTTATACAGCAAACTATTGATCGGGAACGTCGCCAGATAGGCGATCACAACACCCAGGATACCGGAACCGACACCGAGAATACCCGTTTCCGCATCAAATACGCGGGTAATATCTTTTTTCCGTGCGCCAAGTGCTTTTAAGACCCCGATTTCCTTGGTCCGTTCTAACACTGAGGTATACGTTAAAATACCGATCATGATCATACTAGTTACTAACGAGATACCAGCAAAGGCCACTAGAACATACGTGATAGCGTCCATTAAACCACCCGTTAAATCAGTCATCGTTCCCGCCAAGTCGGTGTAAATAATCTTGTCAGCTTTATCTTTGCCCTTATTATATTTGTCCAAATAAGTCAAAACATGATCTTTATCCTTAAAATTATTCGGATAAATTAGGATACTGTAAGGAATGCCACTGCCACCCAAAGTAGCCATTAACTGTGATTTAGTCTGTGCCGTTAGCGTCTCGCCAGTCAGCACATTAGTGTTGCTCTGCTTTTGTGCTTGCACGATCGCTGAGTTTTTATTATCTTGAATAATTTGTCGAACTAACTTGTCCGAATACGCGATTCCTGGTGCCAACAGCCCCATATTAGTGCTCTTTTTAGCACGGATCACCCCAACGATCTTCAGCTGGTGTTTGCTATTGTTATAAGCGCTGGTCAAGTTTTGATTAGGAATGAAGTTATCAGACGGTAATTTTTGATAATAATCATCATTGCTGGCAACTTTGATCGTTGTCCCAATAATTTTACTGAAATCAACTTTTTGACCATTTTTTACGTCAAAGCCTAGATTTTTCAATGCATTGATATTCGTATGGTTTTTACTGTCCACAACGACCACAATATCTGTTGCGGTTTTGGGATAAGCGCCTTTAAGTAATTTGTAATTAGATTGCAGGAAATTATTTTTACCGGCCGTCAACGGTTCTGGAAATGAAGAAACGCCCACGCCTGACGATGAAGATAGACTTTGCTGAATGCTTTGTGTATCGCCGTCTGAGTTAGAGAATTTAACGGCCGTCACTTTACCCTCTACTTGACGTAACAAATTCATCCCA
This is a stretch of genomic DNA from Loigolactobacillus coryniformis subsp. coryniformis KCTC 3167 = DSM 20001. It encodes these proteins:
- a CDS encoding ATP-binding cassette domain-containing protein, with product MLELQHVKKYYQVGDTLTKALDDVSIAFRPKEFVAILGPSGSGKTTMLNALGGLDRYDSGDMIVNGTSTKKFKETDWDAYRNNTVGFIFQSYNLIGHLSIIDNVEMGMTLSGVGKAERKQKAVAALERVGLGQHINKAINQLSGGQMQRVAIARAIVNDPDILLCDEPTGALDTVTSEQIMQLIQELSHERLVVMVTHNPELAHQYADRIVEFADGKIQQDSDPYQESATSSAFTLKRTKMTFATAIKLSFNNIRTKKGRTFLTAFASSIGIIGVAIVLSLSNGFQKQINDTQTETLSKFPITISQVTTDQSKAQSSMSDSDKTAKNRGYLVAAKDQSESAQHVNKINTKFLNYVKNIDPEYSNNIGYTRLTGMNLLRQVEGKVTAVKFSNSDGDTQSIQQSLSSSSGVGVSSFPEPLTAGKNNFLQSNYKLLKGAYPKTATDIVVVVDSKNHTNINALKNLGFDVKNGQKVDFSKIIGTTIKVASNDDYYQKLPSDNFIPNQNLTSAYNNSKHQLKIVGVIRAKKSTNMGLLAPGIAYSDKLVRQIIQDNKNSAIVQAQKQSNTNVLTGETLTAQTKSQLMATLGGSGIPYSILIYPNNFKDKDHVLTYLDKYNKGKDKADKIIYTDLAGTMTDLTGGLMDAITYVLVAFAGISLVTSMIMIGILTYTSVLERTKEIGVLKALGARKKDITRVFDAETGILGVGSGILGVVIAYLATFPINSLLYKLTDLSNVAQLNPVHALILIVLSTVLTIIGGHLPARMASKKDAAIALRSE